GCTCtagaattaatatataagggatatgaATGTTCATATTTTCAATTTCTGAATTTTAGGAACGTCTAATCTATGGATGAGAGATCCTTGTCGACTTTGCGTTATAGTggtttagataaaaaaaaatattttatagacGACAGAAAAGTGATAAgagtttatttttatagaaattatatCAACAGCTCAATTAGATTATATGATATGCAATGTGGGTTTATATCATTGCTGTGTGTACTCAATTAtcttctatctatctatctatactattatttgtgaaGTAAAGTTTCgaaatcgagctctcacgttaaaagttagagtggttaataacgtttatacccttaatgaataaaatgtataactaaattaaaaataaaaacgaaattttaatttatttgattagataattgattaaaattaataatagtaagaattatccaaaatctgaaaatataatttaaaaagagagataatttttgtatatattgtattgttatctgaaaaagtcttttagaaaaaagttaaaaacaagaattatataactaaatattaatcaaataaaatgtataactaaattaaaaaataaaaacaaaattttaattttaatttatttgattagataattgattaaaattaataatagtaagaattatccaaaatatgaaaatattattttaaaaagagataatttatgtatatattgtattgttatctgaaaaatcttttagtaaaacgttaaaaacatgaattatataactaaatattaatcaaataaaattcttaattatataattaaaaatagaatattgaattatccaaaatctaaaaatataattaaaaaaaaaagagataatttctatatatttatatatattgtattgtatctgaaaaaagtattttagtaagaagttaaaaacataaattacataattacgtattaatcaaatacttttttaattatataattaaaaatataatattaagttattttaaaatttattttagtataatgaatatagtgtacaaagaacttttcgaaaattatgaaaatgtttaaaccTGCATcacgggcaaaacacctagtactAAATAAACTTGTAATAGTAGAAACTCGTCATATATGAATGTTTATAGAAATTAtcttaactatatatattttaggagGTTGAATCCAAACTAATGAAGTTTTTCTAACATAAATTATAGCGGTTATTTAGGATTTGTTTTTTAATGGATTACATTTATTTCAGGAGGACAAACATTGGTGTTGTGAACAGTGACAACtgtcatattttaaatttaatgaatTTGTAATATGAATGTAAATCCATATAATAAAAGCATCTCCTAAAGAGAGTTTTTTGATAAGTATTcaatgattaaataaaaaaataaaaattaagaaaaatgtaAGTATGGATTTCATTTGAGCAACTTTCAAAATTTCAGTAGAACTTTTTCTTCTATCTGTCAGCATTTAGCtatttaatatctaaaataaatctaaaagaGAACTAGCTGTCTGATTAAtgttttagttttctttcttgAGAATTTTTTTGGATATCTGACCGATAATCCTTTTCTGACAAAGGATGGTAACGTGTAGGACAACTGCGGAATAACTGCGGTATAGTTCtaatagtaataaaaatatatagatatataagtatgtgtaattttttttactattaacGCGGAGCGAAGCGGTGCAGTTCGTCACCATTCAGAGCATATAGTTTGAGTGGTTAATAGGGTGCAAACACTGATTTGACCACCCTAACCCaatcccaaaaaaaattaacaattcaCTGAGGGCTTGACTGATTTTTCTGATACCATCTACAAACGCATCTTTTGTGGGTTATTAGTAGCTTTTGGTGTTTTTCAACGATCAGAAAAACATTGTAAATTGTTTCAAACTGTTGtaaacctcttaaaatcaaaatttgatatCTGCTATCGTTCGTAGTTGCGAGCGATTATGggtgaataaataattatatatttttaaaaaaaatcttctaaaatttaaaattgaaatatttttaaataatatatatacatttatatttaaatttaaattcattaacagcatcataatttatattataaaacctttaaacaatgaatattcactataatttttaaaaataaatatatgtatatatatacatatatagagatatatacatatatatataaacgaaacaaaatatatattttaaagttctTATATGAATCttcaaaagaaattttattgaaataataattttcatctaaactaaacaaaaaaataaatatcaatattaattatattatatcataatagtatatttttttatatttttatattgttatggtacgttaatatctataattccttatatattaattgagtaggattacaacatgttttggtagccacatgtcatcactaggatgattcgtagaattcttagaaaataggttggtccatctaaacatatattatacatgtttattaaactaactatcaaattgattaataatgtacaaaagaatattctccaTTCTTTTCTCAgataaaaattacggaattgtTGTTATgattaatacatataaaatacataaatatgttaattttgaaaGTTGCATTGAAAAAGCATTgagactttaatattttaattttgaaatttgcataaaaaatctcatattgaaaattttgtgattaatattttaatttttttgttacaacaaatatacaaattctaataaaatcatatgagtacgaaatctgaataataaatatttgttttaaaatatactatatgttTATGTCAATAtcattgaaatttaattatatactatctaaaataaataaaatgattgttttgatttattccaaaacaattattgtaaataaacagaaagtattatttttatttatgtgtttactctaatttaattatatacataatacgtaaatgaaaaataattaataatatgtaaaaattatttaactttGTACCAttcatacaaaatatttaataactaGATGGTGGCCCGCACACTTGTGCGGACTAATATATATCCAACTAATtcaaattttaacaaatttttaatttcagtctaaattatttaattagtttcaaatattaaattaattagagatataattatctttttttttattacaagataacaTAGATAATGGTTTGGTATTTGtaaaatcttttatttattctatCACTAAACCATACATATAAAAAGTATCATCATTATAATAAGctaaaaaagttttattattactttaaaaataatataaaagataaatctataaataaacCATAATTACCAAATTATCAGTGAAGCCTATGAAATCAAACCCCTCTTCATCAAAGTCTTAATtacattttatatgaatttctttttcatcggagttcatattaatacctattaacaaatttacaataattaaaaacattcttctatttaataaaagtatatatcTAGTATaaggtgtattttttttttaatttttaacagcGAGAGATTGTATTCTTTGGACTCATATTTTGATTGATAAGATAATTCGGTGGTATAAAAGAGAAGCAAgcttcattttaaaaataataaataaaatattatttaatattaaaaattaacataagatgaacaaaactataaaattaatactcattaataatatttatccatgaatatattgaaaatattcattaaATAATCACTAAATACGTTCAAAACTAACAAttcaaaaagttatttattaaaactaatgacTGAGCCTAAATTAAATCATGGAATATGACAAATGATGTTCTAAAAGTAAAAAgtaataaaacatgaaaataataaaaatagccTAACTTATGGATAACATGACAAGTAAGCAAAACTAAAATTACCacctaaaattattttaaatatgataaataaataaaattactacataaaattataaagaacataagaaataataaataaactaaattatgGAGGATatggaaaataagaaaaagtataattattgaaaacataacaaataaacaaattatctaaaattatagacaatatgacaaataagcaataaacaatgataaataaataaaaattatgtaaaatcatggagaagatgacaactaagcaaaatcacttcataaataatagtatagatgctGGAAACGGAAACTACCTATATCTGTAAACTTCCACAATCGCATCGGCAGTCATTGTGTTTCAACAGGTCAGGCCTGAGTTAACGTGTGTAGTTGGACCAACTTAGAAAGTGGGCTAATGCTTGTGGCCCAATAACAAATGTGAAGAAAAGACTTGTTACAATTGCTGCTGGCTCATCATCTTTCTTTCCACCTCCGAGCAAAATCACCGGCGGAGAAACCTCACCGATGAAGCAAGTTATGGCGGGCATGGTTACGCAGGCACCATTGAAGTCGTTAATTCAAGCTCTACTTCTGATATCATTATCATTTCCGCCTCTCTCCAGCGCTTACCGACCAGGAGATATCGTGGCGATGAGCAAGATGGGACAGTACCATTCGGTTCGAATCTCTCTTTACATATTTAGCTGAGATTAACTTAGAATTTGACGTAGACTAAGGATCTGTTGATTCCATGTGCAGTCGAGAACGACTTGGCATGATGTGATCGGAAAGCATTGCCCGATCTTCGCCGTTAATCGCGAGGTACTAACTGTCTGTGTATATGATATGTTCCTGGGAAATTAGATTGAATTTTCATGCCGATTTGCAGGTGCTGATCCCCATAGCGAAACCAGTTGGCTACACTGGAACAGATCCTTATAAGATGTGAGAGTGTTTGATTCCTTTAATTGAGATTGATCTGTCTTTAGCTTCTCTGAGGTTGTGAAGATAGATTCACATCTCATCTTATCTTCTTTGATTAGAGTAGGAGCCATTTTGTTGTTTGTATGGTGTAGTTAGTTCTACTCTGTTGCACTTTGTTGTGTTCTTCTTACTCTGCTGCTATGGCAACATCCTTTCTTTCTTTAGATAAGTATCTAGCAGTTTCTCTTGTTGTTGGCTCGAATAGGAGATAATGAATATCGATTCATATCTCATCTATTTGATTAGAGTATGAGTCACTCTTGTACGGTGTATTTAGTTCTCTTCTGTTGCAGATTGTGTTCTTCTACTGCGCTGAACATGATGTACTATGCTGATACAGTGACATCTTTCCATTGTTTGTTACATTAGTCATATACTGATTTTGTGTCTGATGTGTGGTTATGGATCCTCTTACTTGCAGAAATTTCCATTCGTGTGTCTTTAGCTTATCTGCCAAGTTCATTGCTGCTTTTAAATCAGTGTCTAGCAGTTTATATTGCTGCTGCTTGAATAAGAGATGGTGAAGATAGATTTACAACTTAACTACTTTGATTAGAGTAGGAGCCGTTTTTGTATGGCGTGTTTAGTTCTGTTCTGTTGCAGATTGTTGTGTACTTCTATTGTCTTCTCTGCGATGAATATGGTGTGAAATGCTGATAGGGCGACATCTTTTCCTTGTTTGTTACATTAGTCGTATGCTTATTTTGGTGTGGATATGGATTGATTTTACATGCAGAAAATTCCAAGTTGGAAGTGAGAAATATCTGATACACTGGCTTTTGGTGATAAACCGGAAGAGTTCAGAAGTTCCAATGATCGATGTCAATTTGGTATGTATTGTTAGTTAGCCTTGGGTTTTGAGTCGTTTATAAGCTTCGACTGATTAGGTGTGTGTGTGAGTCCTTTTGAGTGTGGGTTGTTTTGCACAGAGATATTCTGGAGGAGATTTGCTTGGAGTAACAGCTCAAGTTGTCGATATGCCTCTTAGCTGTACGTAAAACTCCATATCTTGTCTCTTTATTATCTGGTGAAAGTTATAATCTTCTTTGTGGCATTGGGTGCTAATATATAAATGTAGGCAGTTTGTTTACTAGTCTTTATTTGTTCTGCTGTTACCTTTATGTCAATTATACAGTAGGCTGATACTATCCATCAGGAGTTTTTGTATAAGCTGAGATTTTATCCATGAACAGATTTGAATACACACCCGGAGATCCGCAAGCAGTTCTGGGATCCTCAACACTGGCCGAAACATGTTCTTGTTCGATACACATGGTACGCTACGTTTCTTGACCACTTTCAACTCTGTTTTACCTCTCTCCTTCCTTTTCTAAATAAGATTTTGGATACGGTCGAGTCGCGATATTTAGCTAAGACACTATATTGTGATGCATGCAGGAAGGAGCAGTCAGAGATTGATGTTTCCTCTGGATTTTATGTCCTCTTTGGCTCAGgtaaatcgttttttttttttggttcttgcTGATTAAATAAAACGGGAAAATAAATTCACacacttaattattattattttatgttgtgCACTTGTGATCAGCTCTCACGTTCTCTTTCGTACTCTCCATTTACGTCTTACAATCTTCACGAGAGAAGCTGGCGAGGTAAATGATCTTCATGTCCTCTCAAGTTCAAGTGTATATCTTCCTTATCTTGAACCTAATTCTTGAAAATGTTGTTGTAGGTTTGTAAGAGAGACGGTTGTGGAAAGCAGCTCGAATGTTGGAGAGTTTGGCAAGGTTGAGTGAGAGTCATATAGTCAAAAGCAGATATGtatgttgttgctgctgctgctatAGATGCTTGGACTTGGTTggttaaaacaaaaaacaattccAGAAAAAGGAGATTTGATCGAACTTGAATTAGTCGAAAGCAAAGATATCATTCTGTTTGTTCCAAACCAAATCAATCAACTTGTAGATCTTGCAAAACAGAAtgaaaacttaacatataatatGACGGCTTACTTTTATTCGAAGTTTCTCACTAAACAAACAACAAATGaaaaatcataaaccaaaatatatctCCAGATGCCTTCTATCTTAACATTGTTGGTGGCGGCATGGTGTGATCATGaggattattaatttataatatggGTTTATTAAATATATCCAACTCATAATCAATTGATAATAAATGTATTAGTTTGtactatttaatatattattattttctttcatcAACATATCTCATCTCACATCTCTCACATTTCATGTTCATACACAGGCTGTGCCTGACTTTTGGGGGCttagatgcaaaaaaaaaaaaaaattatttcgcCCTTTAGTATAGCATTTGGTAAAATTGGTATCGAGGAAGAATCGAATCTATCAATAAATTGAACAAACTACTAGCCCAAAGCCACTGAatcaatcaatttttttctcaaattaacccctaaaatatatttaactatATCGACTCTGAAGCACATATTTGATGGGATTGTACTCAGGCACGGCCCTGTAATCATACGTAAACATATTATCATCAACAAATGGTTCTAACGACTTCTACTAATAGATGGGTGGTTCCGATACTAtgtttaattttgcattttagGTCAAAACCAATTAAGTAGATTGACTTGTGACCTTTATAAGTTACTACTAGATGATGATCCGCGTGCATGTGCATggtgagtttttataataatgtgttcattaaatagttttaacattttgcaacactacaatctttatcgattataaaatgtcaaatataaatgttggtctcttatatgtatcatcgttgttgaagagttaacatattacatctcatttcaagtatttttaagatttcatatgcacaaaagaaaattaagttttgcagctgacacaaatcaccaaatccaaataggcaacatcgaGTAAGATGACGAAAatattaggttttctgctctcgatttatttactattgactctccataagtgatttcattttctacctctataaaattgtgattTCGTTATTTTCTGTGTttcattgatatatatatatatatatatatatatacatatcaagctcttgttttttgcattaacaaaagttgcatctaaaatgtcaaaataacaactaaattagtgtctttctataaagttttatcttcaaacctattaatagtttaatcttttaaaaattaaaaaaccagttaagttaaaaatatatttaactacaaaaaaacttaaaaatgaataatttatttattttttcttcaaaatttaaatatctgaacccaaccaaaaatatatgaacccaaacataaaatacccgaacccgacccaaagTGTAGAAATCCGAACGGTttctatacctttatactgaaatacccaaaaatctTAAATACCCGATACGAACCCGAACGTGTATCCGAACGTCCATCCCTAcaatatatgatcatttgtatctttcttgaaaaaaagaagttagaccattgatcataaaatttgcaatgtgagatttttaccatatttagtaatttatagtcatttttaaaaatttcaaaatatagcatataagaaaaaatataatttttttattatatgtttaatttgattatttaattttttaatataatataaaattaaacaaaaagagagaagatacaaaaattgttatcaaatatgcaTTATTCATAATCactaattgtcatatatatgttaatcatattaggtaattccgtagcttttatttaaggaaataaaaaatattattttgtatactaCTAATTagtttgatagttagtttaataaaaagcatagtatatgtttataaggaccaacatatttttctaagaattttaaaaatcatcctCGTGATAAGACGTgactacaaaaatatgttgtaatgctccataattaatatataagcgatatcattattgatttttttttcattaacaaCTAGAGTTTTTGTTTACATGGCTAAGATATCCAGTATCAACAATCTAAATTCAAAAATGAACTCAGAATGTTTCATGGTTTTATTGTCTTTATAAGGTTTTTTCTTCggaatacaaaatataatcatCTAACCGAGTGATCATCGAATGGATGTGTTTTGCTCCGTTTGAAATAACATCGTTAGTTAGAATATGTTGAGTTTTAAATGAACACTCCAAATTTCTAGGTGACACAATTATGAATTCTACTTTTATCTTCCAGTTTTTCTTACCTTCATGACGTAGTTTATAGTATACCAACGTTGACAAGTCATTGAATTGTATAAATGTGGAGCAATGACTGGTCTTTTATGTGCATACAAGAATGAActacagttttttttataagaggCAATGCATTAAATGAAACCTACCACCAACTAACCTAACACAGTCTACTCTTACTTTATGCATTTGCCCTTTTGGCTCTTTCTATATAAACACAAACTCTATCAGCTCTCTTCATCATAAAAAATTAAACCCATTACTTACttaagcaaaagaaaaagaaaaaagtttaagATTATGGAGGGCTTCATAAAGCTGTCAACATTGTTGATTGTGTGCATGTTAGTGTCAGCTCCAATGGCAGAGGCAGCAATCTCGTGTGGCGCCGTCGCCAGCAACTTGGGGCAATGCATTAACTACCTGACCAGGGGCGGATTCGTTCCTCGAGGATGTTGTTCGGGTGTTCAGAGGCTCCACAGCATGGCTCGGACCACACGTGATCGGCAACAAGCTTGTCGCTGCATTCAAGGAGCAGCTAGAGCCTTGGGTTCCAGACTTAACCCAGGCCGTGCTGCTCGTCTTCCTGGTGCTTGCCGTGTTAGGATCTCTTACCCCATCAGCGCAAGAACCAACTGTAACAAGTAATCTAACTCTCACTCTATTTATCTCATTTTACTTTAGGttgtaataattttatttggatTTTAATGAAGTGTTACTAACCATATATGATAATGTGTTTAATGTATTTGGTTGGTTTCAGCATCCGGTGAGCATGAGAGCATATATACGTTGAAGTGTTTTAATTTCCATAAAAATAATGTCACTAGTATAATTGTGTATCCTTTCAATGTTATGTGTTGTTTTCAGAATTGGTGtgtttcatttctttctttatatACGACCGTCCATTTAAGTGGCCATCTCTGTTATGTATTCCTCTAAGGCGCTAATGATGTATGGAATTACTATATGTATTGTTTCCCTGCTCTTGCCACGGTCTGCTTTTAGTGCATCACTTATTCGGCGCGGTGTAAATAAACTAGGACCGACACTAGATTTTGTAATACAGATATGATCAAACTGACTACTACTTACGTATTGTggtagaaatattttttttttaatttataatcattattaAGATAGTCCAATAAACTGATAAGTATGCTTTAAGAAAATAACCATAATTGGACTTCTGATAATCATTTGATGTCCCCGACTCTTTACCATTTGATGTTTTTGTCCATTGGTTTCTTAATTGAACCATTTccattttcttttctctttttctttatatCCTTGAACTATCGCTTGACCACATAAATTTCGGACTCGCACGAGTGTCCTCATATATCGTGCTTGGCCCCCTTGTTTGACATGTCCAAGTAATGTAGGCCGAATACATTAATCATATTGTACACTAGCTTAAGACCCGCGCAagatgaatgttatatataaaaataattttatctgttattattatttgtattcatttacgtattatgtatataattaaattagactaaacacataaatcaaaacaagacatcttgtttatttacgatatttttttaataaataattcaaaacaatcattttatttattttatatggtatataactaaatttaaatgacatggacatagatatatatacttTAGGCAATtatcaataatagcaccttttgagtttttgtttcaaaaatagcactagaaggagaagtcacaaaaatgacattcattaaaaggtaaaatatccctaatacccttggtttaaaattaaataaacaaacaaaaacaaataaaaacaaataaaaaaatgaaaaaaaaattatagtttcagattatatgtttttagattcgaaattttttataattttatttttgaattttttatttttgaattttttttttattttttgaatttttttttaataattcaaaaatactttttgaaacttttttaatttttaatttttaattttttagtatttattttttattttataaaattttaaaccctaattccaaaaccccaccccttaactctaaaccctaaggtttggattaattaacccaaatgtataagtgtatatttacctctttaatgaaacctatttttgtgactttgaaccttgagtgctagtttgggaacaaaaacttggtttggtgctatcgtagtctttttctctatattttaatataaatatttattattgagaattcatactcatgtgacaaaatttctaatgtgcgattttctgaatgcaaatttcaaaatttaaatattaaggttacaatactttttcaatacaaatttagaaattatcatatctaagtatttttctatgtcatatagtttaatataaactatattaatatataatatgaatgtctagtaaatgagacttcatattcatacgatttattatcatttgtatcttgttattaccaaaaaagttaaaccattgatcacaaaattttagtgtgagacatttaacgtttttagtaatttatagtcattttaaaaattcaaaatataatatataagaaaaaatatattttattattatatggttaatgtggttgcttaatatcttttaataatataaaattaaacaaaaaagagctaagatacaaaaattatcctcaaatatttattatttatgatcattaattgtcatatatatgttaaccatattaggCACTTCcgtagattttatttaaaaaatgtgcgaaaatatttttttgtacactatttatcaaattaatagttagtttaataaaaagtataatataagttaagatggatcaacctatttctctaagaattctgaatttcattctcatggTGACACATGactacaaaacaatgttgtaatgtttctcaattaatatataagggatttctAACtgaataattttactttttctaaaaatgatcttttgaaattttgtttgatACATAATCTTTGGAATATTCATATGGTTTATTCCCTTGTTTATTATTACTGAAAAgtttataatagaaaaaaaagaagaaatgtttatagTCTCTAATATGTCGAAATATATTTTAGTTCCTATTTAAATCGAGGGGTTTGATGTTAAATCAGCATTTTTAATCATTACTAGATGATAATCCGCGCGGagtgagtttttataataatgtttgtttattaaatggttttaaaattttacaacatTACAATCTTTGTCGATTATAAAAtaacgaatacaaatgttggttttttaaatatatcatcgttgttgaagagttaacatattacaactcatttaaattatttataagatttcagatgcacaaaaaaaaattaagttttgcgactgacacaaatcactaaaaccaaataggcaacatcgattgtataatgGCGAAAGAGAATAAGgtttctgctctcgatttgtttactattgactgtccataagtgatttcattttctacgtctataaaattgtgctttcgttctcgtctctgtttcattgatatgaatttagtttatttttaacatCTTCTATGAATttggtgaattacataagtatcaatttaaaaaaaaaatggacatctctaaaaattagttctactctatatacatatctaagaataaaaaaattgaagaaaatcACCGGCAGACTCTATTAACATGTTAGTTTTCAAATCAAATATATCAAGTTGTAATAGTATATATGTAGAGACtctaaatataaatgtatgtcaGTATATATTCACTAGTTCGGTATAAAAATCGTCTaaattctagaacaacaaacTACTTATATTATTAGCCAACActtttgaggtttagttacttaagagtatgcaaaaaaaataatatatattactttaccattctagtataggtaaattatgtataaactaagaaccgtttgatttattaaatgataaactagaaaacatataataaatagcTCATATctctcattcttacaattataatagctagataggGTATTaaggagaaacaaatattagatgaatgatcaaatctctcattattcgaataaactcaaaaagaagtgaTTGAAATCTTTCATTAAAatctttttagaaataaaaatcaaaactaaattatttaatctgaatgaaataatatatatagtgtttccaatattaaaaatcaattagATTTGAAAAAGTGTGTTTCTCGGATTGTTAGGATTAAATAAGATATTAGAAACCagctatttaaaaaataatttatatacattagagtaatcacataaatcaaaactaatattttttgttaatttacaatcacgtttttgtaaataaattaaaacaataattttatttaatttatatggtataaaataaagtttagtgatattgacatagatacataatatattttaatataaatatttattattgacactttctactcatatgattttttaacatttgtatatttgttgtaATAAAAATTAGCTGTATATTTgtacatttgtatatttgttgtaTGCATAAAAGCATATATATTAGAGTGGGCACATAAATTAAAACCaatactttttgttaatttacaatcatgtttttggtaaataaatcaaaacaattattttatttactttatatggtataaattaaactttagtgatattgacatagatacatagtatattttaatataaatatttattattgacacttcccactcatatgattttttaacatttgtatatttgttgtaataaaaatttaaaccattaatcacaaacttttaatgtgagattttttaacacaaatttcataattaaaatattaagatct
The Brassica napus cultivar Da-Ae chromosome A1, Da-Ae, whole genome shotgun sequence DNA segment above includes these coding regions:
- the LOC106437918 gene encoding uncharacterized protein LOC106437918, which codes for MKQVMAGMVTQAPLKSLIQALLLISLSFPPLSSAYRPGDIVAMSKMGQYHSSRTTWHDVIGKHCPIFAVNREVLIPIAKPVGYTGTDPYKIKFQVGSEKYLIHWLLVINRKSSEVPMIDVNLRYSGGDLLGVTAQVVDMPLSYLNTHPEIRKQFWDPQHWPKHVLVRYTWKEQSEIDVSSGFYVLFGSALTFSFVLSIYVLQSSREKLARFVRETVVESSSNVGEFGKVE
- the LOC106437921 gene encoding non-specific lipid-transfer protein 5, with the translated sequence MEGFIKLSTLLIVCMLVSAPMAEAAISCGAVASNLGQCINYLTRGGFVPRGCCSGVQRLHSMARTTRDRQQACRCIQGAARALGSRLNPGRAARLPGACRVRISYPISARTNCNNIR